One genomic region from Dethiosulfovibrio salsuginis encodes:
- a CDS encoding ABC transporter ATP-binding protein, with translation MDRLSIKGLTKTFGPFVAVDDISVDIKGGTIHAVVGENGAGKSTIMKCIYGIHHPDRGEISMDGKPLYIRSPRDAMASGIGMVHQHFMLVPSMSVCRNVVLGDEPVKGLAFDLNRARSEVFRLIELYGLDISPDVPVGTLPVGLQQQVEILKLLYRQAEVLIFDEPTAVLSPKEVGRLFETLRGFKDAGKTVIFIAHNLGEVLDISDNISVMRKGSLIDTRPASELDKSSLAELMVGRAINLPSVTDGPVLSKTPLLELSGISVAGDSRPLLDDVSLKIHGGEVLGVAGITGNGQSELEEVISGLRESDGTVVIDGVDLTSSDSHRRRESGLAYIPEDRLKTGLAPLASLADNGLMGYQYQDRFRNGPFQNRAESLSHIDGIMDKYGVAAAHRAVQSGTLSGGNMQRLVMGRELEHDPKVLVVSQPTRGVDIGGAEEIHRHILDLRSRGSAVLLISSDLEEVLSLSDRVAVMFRGKIVALLSSKEATRDRVGRIMLEGEEGGDLE, from the coding sequence TTGGATAGGCTGTCCATTAAGGGGCTGACCAAGACCTTCGGCCCCTTTGTAGCGGTGGACGACATATCGGTGGACATAAAGGGAGGGACTATTCACGCCGTAGTAGGAGAAAACGGAGCGGGAAAGTCCACGATAATGAAGTGCATATACGGTATACACCACCCCGATCGAGGGGAGATATCCATGGACGGGAAGCCCCTTTACATAAGGTCTCCCAGAGACGCTATGGCCTCGGGAATAGGGATGGTTCATCAGCACTTCATGTTAGTTCCGTCGATGTCGGTCTGTAGGAACGTGGTCTTAGGTGACGAGCCTGTGAAGGGACTGGCTTTCGACCTGAACAGGGCGAGGTCCGAGGTCTTCCGTCTTATAGAGCTCTACGGCCTGGATATCTCCCCAGACGTCCCGGTAGGAACCTTGCCAGTAGGCCTTCAGCAACAGGTAGAGATTCTAAAGCTGCTTTACCGTCAGGCGGAGGTTCTGATCTTCGACGAACCTACGGCGGTGTTGTCCCCTAAGGAGGTCGGTCGGCTTTTCGAGACACTCAGAGGGTTTAAAGATGCCGGTAAAACGGTCATCTTCATCGCCCACAACCTAGGGGAGGTCCTGGATATCTCCGACAATATCTCGGTTATGAGAAAAGGCAGCCTCATAGATACCAGACCGGCGTCGGAGCTCGATAAGTCCTCTCTGGCTGAGCTAATGGTAGGTCGGGCTATAAACCTGCCCTCCGTCACCGATGGGCCGGTTCTCTCCAAAACTCCCCTTCTTGAGCTGTCCGGTATCTCCGTAGCCGGTGACTCGAGGCCCCTTCTGGACGACGTCAGTCTCAAGATCCACGGAGGAGAGGTCCTAGGGGTCGCCGGTATAACAGGCAACGGCCAGAGCGAGCTTGAGGAGGTCATATCGGGTCTCCGGGAATCGGACGGAACGGTCGTCATAGACGGAGTCGACCTGACCTCCAGCGATTCCCACAGACGGAGGGAGTCAGGTTTGGCCTATATCCCTGAGGATAGGCTGAAAACCGGTCTGGCTCCGCTGGCGAGCTTGGCGGATAACGGTCTCATGGGGTATCAGTATCAGGATCGTTTTAGAAATGGGCCGTTTCAAAACAGGGCGGAAAGCCTCTCCCACATCGACGGCATAATGGACAAATACGGCGTCGCTGCGGCCCACCGGGCGGTCCAGTCCGGGACCCTCTCCGGGGGAAATATGCAGAGGCTTGTCATGGGCAGGGAACTGGAGCACGACCCTAAGGTCCTGGTGGTATCCCAGCCCACCAGAGGGGTGGATATCGGAGGAGCGGAGGAGATACATCGCCACATACTGGACCTTCGATCCAGAGGCAGCGCGGTTCTCCTCATCTCCTCCGATCTGGAGGAGGTGCTCTCTTTGAGCGATAGGGTAGCGGTGATGTTCCGAGGGAAAATAGTCGCCCTGCTGTCCTCCAAGGAGGCGACCAGGGACAGAGTTGGCAGGATAATGCTTGAAGGAGAGGAGGGCGGCGACCTTGAATAG
- a CDS encoding ABC transporter permease has translation MNSSLRRWAQEHRDGLIVMGSFVASVFFGGVIIALFGANPVEAYRSMFIGALGDQDAVLATLAKWVPLLLATFAISVAFNGGMWNIGAEGQLYVGAFAAAWIGLTFGGLPGIVLMPLAIVAGLGAAATWAWIPAKLNLDGGLNIVVLTIMLNSLGTLATQALTVGPYAGKEVAAGATDRIPEAMRFAKLTDFSNLNTGIFLAVGAVVVVTVLMLFTVRGYDWKMCRLNGRFARYGGVNVRKVQMSAMLLSGVLAGLAGVLLVMGDQYRFRTAISPGYTWTGMILAMMVAYHPVGGIGVSLIYAIMESGALEMELLTDVPVEVVQIVMCLAVLFVAAGFSIANRLASRLRED, from the coding sequence TTGAATAGTTCACTCCGCCGATGGGCTCAGGAGCATCGGGATGGACTTATCGTCATGGGTTCCTTCGTGGCGAGCGTTTTCTTCGGAGGGGTCATTATCGCCCTCTTCGGGGCGAACCCCGTGGAGGCCTATAGGAGCATGTTTATCGGTGCCCTCGGGGATCAGGACGCCGTCCTCGCGACCCTGGCGAAATGGGTACCTCTGCTTTTGGCGACCTTCGCCATATCGGTGGCCTTTAACGGCGGGATGTGGAACATCGGCGCGGAGGGACAGCTATACGTAGGGGCCTTCGCCGCCGCCTGGATAGGCCTGACCTTTGGCGGGCTGCCTGGAATAGTCCTGATGCCTCTGGCCATAGTTGCTGGACTCGGTGCCGCCGCCACTTGGGCGTGGATTCCCGCCAAGCTCAACCTCGACGGAGGGCTTAACATAGTGGTCCTTACCATAATGCTCAACTCTCTGGGAACCCTGGCGACCCAGGCCCTCACCGTAGGCCCTTATGCGGGAAAAGAGGTAGCAGCAGGGGCCACCGACCGTATCCCCGAGGCCATGAGGTTCGCCAAGCTGACCGACTTCAGCAATCTAAACACCGGCATATTTCTGGCCGTCGGAGCGGTTGTCGTCGTCACCGTGCTGATGCTCTTCACCGTCAGGGGCTACGACTGGAAAATGTGCCGCCTCAACGGCAGGTTCGCCCGTTACGGAGGGGTGAACGTCCGAAAGGTGCAGATGTCGGCGATGCTGTTGTCCGGTGTCCTAGCCGGACTGGCGGGGGTGCTTTTGGTGATGGGAGACCAGTATCGTTTCCGCACCGCCATATCCCCGGGTTACACCTGGACCGGAATGATTTTAGCCATGATGGTGGCATACCATCCTGTCGGCGGTATAGGAGTTTCACTTATCTACGCTATAATGGAATCCGGGGCTCTGGAGATGGAGCTTCTGACCGATGTTCCGGTGGAGGTGGTCCAGATAGTTATGTGTCTGGCGGTGCTTTTCGTGGCCGCAGGGTTCTCCATCGCAAACCGGCTCGCGAGCCGTCTCAGGGAGGATTAG
- a CDS encoding ABC transporter permease, with protein sequence MMEFFQATVRMVTPLMLIALGGTWTLQTGILNIGQEGCLILSSFFAVLGNHLFGSWVAGIAFAICAALVYNMLFALFSVTLRSNIWVIGMALNIMGSALSVLFLKSFFHVKGSFRSSNMVRIPDVELDFLPPWVDGLSIIVWIALFILAVMVYMDSRTVTGMRLKAAGENEEALEAAGVQVWRIRYGVIAINAVLVGLAGSYLSTSYLLSFVRGMSADRGWMAVAAVIFGNGSLGWTAFAVILFGMAQAGGFQLQVMGVPSHVALMLPYGLVIVALITRGIGKRRIS encoded by the coding sequence ATGATGGAGTTCTTTCAGGCCACCGTTCGTATGGTGACACCTCTGATGCTCATAGCCTTAGGTGGAACCTGGACCCTTCAGACTGGCATACTGAACATAGGTCAAGAGGGTTGCCTCATACTGTCCTCTTTCTTCGCCGTCTTAGGTAACCATCTTTTCGGAAGCTGGGTAGCGGGAATAGCCTTCGCCATCTGTGCCGCTCTTGTCTACAACATGCTCTTTGCCCTGTTCTCCGTGACCCTTCGGTCCAATATATGGGTTATAGGGATGGCCCTCAACATAATGGGCAGCGCCCTTTCGGTCCTGTTCCTTAAGAGCTTCTTTCACGTAAAGGGCAGTTTTCGCAGCTCCAACATGGTCAGGATACCGGACGTCGAATTAGATTTTCTTCCCCCATGGGTGGACGGTCTCTCCATCATCGTCTGGATCGCCCTGTTTATCCTGGCGGTTATGGTCTACATGGACTCCAGAACCGTGACCGGCATGAGGCTGAAGGCCGCAGGGGAGAACGAAGAGGCCCTGGAGGCGGCGGGAGTTCAGGTCTGGCGGATCCGTTACGGCGTCATAGCCATAAACGCCGTCTTGGTCGGCTTGGCGGGGTCCTACCTCTCCACCTCCTATCTTCTTTCCTTCGTCAGGGGTATGAGCGCCGACAGAGGATGGATGGCGGTGGCGGCGGTCATATTCGGAAACGGAAGTCTAGGCTGGACCGCCTTCGCTGTGATCCTCTTCGGCATGGCTCAAGCTGGCGGTTTTCAGCTACAGGTCATGGGAGTTCCCAGCCACGTGGCTCTGATGCTCCCCTACGGCCTGGTGATAGTGGCACTCATAACCAGAGGAATCGGAAAGAGACGAATCTCGTAA
- a CDS encoding BMP family lipoprotein, translating into MGKRLGLMLCAAMVLLAGTAFGGDKLSVALIIEGQMGDESFYDSANRGFEKAKAELGIDGRVIECNYDPANYVPYMATAAKRFDLVLSVGFGMMDAVAEVAPKFPDTDFAQFDTVGEVGHVSFVDFKQNEGSFLVGALAAMMTTREGDPRVNPEAVIGIVCGEDIPVMYSFIAGYEQGAKYVNPDVKILRGFVGRWDDPAGGKEMTLNQHKNGADVVYQVAGGTGEGIIAAAKEGGFYAIGVDSPQEHLAPEAVLTSMLKRLDVAVYDLIEAKKEDRYQRGTVLRYGIKEGGVDLSWSDSALKLVPEDVRAKLEDLKKEVVSGNIEVAETTK; encoded by the coding sequence ATGGGCAAGAGATTAGGACTTATGCTTTGTGCCGCCATGGTTCTTCTGGCGGGAACCGCCTTTGGAGGGGACAAGCTATCGGTGGCCCTTATCATCGAGGGACAGATGGGCGACGAGTCGTTCTACGACAGCGCCAACAGAGGGTTTGAGAAGGCCAAGGCGGAGCTGGGCATAGACGGAAGGGTCATAGAGTGCAACTACGACCCAGCAAACTACGTGCCCTACATGGCAACCGCCGCCAAGAGGTTCGACCTGGTCCTGTCGGTCGGTTTTGGCATGATGGACGCCGTGGCGGAGGTCGCCCCTAAGTTCCCCGACACCGACTTCGCCCAGTTCGACACCGTAGGTGAGGTGGGCCACGTCTCCTTCGTCGACTTCAAACAGAACGAGGGAAGCTTCCTTGTAGGGGCCCTGGCTGCCATGATGACCACCAGAGAGGGAGATCCCAGGGTCAACCCCGAGGCGGTTATCGGCATAGTCTGCGGTGAGGACATTCCGGTGATGTACAGCTTTATCGCCGGATACGAGCAGGGAGCGAAATACGTCAACCCCGACGTCAAGATCCTCAGGGGTTTTGTGGGCCGTTGGGACGATCCTGCTGGCGGCAAAGAGATGACCCTCAATCAGCATAAAAACGGCGCCGACGTGGTATACCAGGTCGCCGGAGGTACAGGAGAGGGAATCATCGCCGCCGCCAAAGAGGGGGGCTTCTACGCCATAGGCGTAGACTCACCTCAGGAGCACCTCGCCCCGGAAGCGGTTTTGACCTCCATGCTCAAGAGGCTGGATGTGGCCGTCTACGACCTCATCGAGGCCAAAAAGGAAGATCGCTATCAGAGAGGCACGGTCCTCAGATACGGTATCAAAGAGGGCGGAGTGGACCTCTCCTGGTCCGACAGCGCCCTTAAGCTGGTGCCTGAGGACGTCAGAGCTAAGCTGGAGGACCTTAAAAAAGAGGTCGTATCCGGTAATATCGAGGTCGCCGAGACAACAAAATAA
- a CDS encoding ABC transporter ATP-binding protein yields the protein MNPVVTLSGVTKSYIRGGFFKKGEIVPVLRGIDLSIGSGECVGLVGPSGSGKSTMGRILLGVEMPDQGEVAIRGERITGGKLSPKARRAVQVVFQNSLDSCNPRMTARDILAEPLKNFTDLRGKDLEDRIDDLLRKVGLDPKEKGKYPSRFSGGQLQRICIARALAPKPDMILLDEAVSALDMVIQAQVLDLLDDLRRELGTAYLFVTHDLRLIRRFCDRAFLLQDGKLHGFDPKTFVSKDHLPLLSELVRAIPPTTPQRAAI from the coding sequence ATGAACCCAGTTGTGACCCTTTCGGGGGTGACTAAAAGCTATATCAGAGGAGGATTTTTCAAAAAAGGCGAGATCGTTCCGGTGCTCAGGGGAATAGATCTGTCCATCGGGTCAGGAGAGTGCGTGGGCCTGGTCGGCCCCAGCGGATCGGGCAAGAGCACTATGGGCAGGATCCTTCTGGGGGTGGAGATGCCCGATCAGGGCGAGGTCGCCATAAGGGGGGAGAGGATCACCGGGGGGAAGCTATCCCCCAAGGCGAGACGGGCGGTTCAGGTGGTTTTTCAAAACAGCCTGGACTCCTGCAACCCCAGGATGACCGCCAGGGACATACTGGCGGAACCCCTCAAGAACTTCACCGATCTAAGAGGGAAAGACCTGGAGGACCGAATAGACGATCTGCTTCGCAAAGTCGGCCTTGACCCCAAGGAAAAGGGCAAGTATCCCAGCCGTTTCAGCGGCGGTCAGCTTCAGAGGATCTGTATCGCCAGGGCGTTGGCCCCCAAACCCGACATGATCCTTCTGGACGAGGCAGTGAGCGCCCTGGACATGGTGATTCAGGCCCAAGTCCTGGACCTGCTGGACGACCTGAGGAGAGAGCTGGGCACGGCATATCTTTTCGTGACCCACGACCTCCGGCTCATAAGGAGGTTCTGCGACAGGGCCTTCCTCCTACAGGACGGTAAGCTTCACGGCTTCGACCCCAAGACCTTTGTCTCGAAGGATCATCTGCCCCTTTTAAGCGAGTTGGTCAGGGCGATACCGCCCACCACCCCACAGAGGGCAGCGATATAA
- a CDS encoding ATP-binding cassette domain-containing protein, whose translation MTAFIAAENLWISHGAKDLVKGISFQGNRGEVLGILGESGCGKSLSCLGILGLLPPGLSMSGSITLEDKPFDGNSCRSRLGSSIAAILQNPMSCFDPVFTVRDHFQETAKAHGLVGDDRFYLQSLEEVGLGNEAKLLDMFPFQLSGGMLQRIMIALALVADAPFLVADEPTTDLDVINQARILNLLEDLRIKRNMGMILVTHDLGVLAKLADRIMVMKDGEALETGTTEEIFSKPSSDYTAKLVSTHFRLCGETERMSAI comes from the coding sequence ATGACGGCCTTTATAGCAGCGGAAAACCTGTGGATAAGCCACGGGGCCAAAGATCTGGTGAAGGGGATCTCCTTCCAGGGGAACAGAGGGGAGGTTCTGGGAATCCTTGGGGAGAGCGGTTGCGGGAAATCACTGTCCTGTCTGGGCATTCTGGGCCTTCTACCTCCAGGGCTGTCCATGTCGGGATCCATAACCCTGGAGGACAAGCCTTTCGACGGAAATAGCTGTCGCTCCAGGCTGGGGTCCTCCATCGCCGCCATACTACAGAACCCCATGAGCTGTTTCGATCCGGTCTTTACCGTCAGGGACCACTTTCAGGAGACCGCCAAGGCCCACGGCCTGGTCGGCGACGACAGGTTCTACCTCCAGTCCCTGGAGGAGGTGGGCCTGGGTAACGAGGCCAAGCTATTGGACATGTTTCCCTTTCAGCTCAGCGGCGGTATGCTCCAAAGGATCATGATAGCCCTGGCCCTGGTCGCCGACGCCCCATTCCTGGTGGCCGACGAGCCCACAACGGACTTAGACGTCATAAACCAAGCCAGAATACTGAACCTTCTGGAAGACCTCAGGATAAAAAGAAACATGGGAATGATACTGGTGACCCACGACCTGGGGGTACTGGCCAAGCTGGCGGACCGGATCATGGTAATGAAGGACGGAGAGGCCCTGGAGACCGGCACCACAGAGGAGATCTTCTCAAAACCCTCCTCAGACTACACAGCCAAGCTGGTCTCGACCCACTTCAGGCTCTGCGGTGAAACCGAAAGGATGTCGGCGATATGA
- the nikC gene encoding nickel ABC transporter permease subunit NikC, with translation MTLNRNTAIAGVLLALLLVSAMGASWITPWDPTEVDLSLKFAPPSGEHLLGCDHLGRDVLARLVHGARTSLGAVSVILGIVIGLGFFVGTTAGYFGGRLDTLLMRFCDVFLTFPTFILAMFLIGVLGTGMTNVILAVALTHWAWYARLVRSMVLSIRHRDYIMASRVSGTGSWGIMFRHIMPSVMSQLAILATMDIGHMMLHVSGLSFLGLGITPPMAEWGVMIADSRQFIWSHPELILYPGIMIFVTVMACNMLGDSLRDSIDPALASEVAP, from the coding sequence TTGACCCTGAACAGAAATACAGCCATAGCGGGAGTTCTCCTCGCTTTGCTCCTGGTCAGTGCCATGGGAGCGAGCTGGATAACCCCATGGGATCCCACTGAGGTCGATCTCAGTCTGAAGTTCGCCCCCCCAAGCGGAGAACATCTCCTTGGGTGCGACCACCTCGGCAGGGACGTCCTGGCCAGGCTGGTCCATGGGGCCAGGACGTCCCTGGGGGCGGTCTCGGTCATACTTGGAATTGTTATCGGGCTGGGCTTTTTCGTGGGAACCACAGCGGGCTACTTCGGCGGGAGGCTGGACACGCTGCTGATGAGGTTCTGCGACGTGTTTTTGACCTTCCCAACCTTTATACTGGCCATGTTTCTAATTGGGGTATTGGGAACCGGCATGACCAACGTCATCCTGGCGGTGGCCCTGACCCACTGGGCCTGGTACGCCCGACTGGTCAGATCCATGGTCCTGTCCATAAGGCACAGGGACTACATAATGGCCTCCAGGGTATCGGGCACCGGAAGCTGGGGGATAATGTTCCGGCACATAATGCCCTCGGTCATGTCCCAATTGGCCATACTGGCCACTATGGACATAGGCCACATGATGCTCCACGTATCGGGTCTCTCCTTTCTGGGGCTGGGGATAACCCCTCCCATGGCCGAGTGGGGGGTTATGATAGCGGACAGCAGACAGTTTATCTGGAGCCATCCCGAACTGATACTCTACCCTGGAATAATGATCTTCGTCACCGTGATGGCCTGCAATATGCTAGGGGATTCCCTAAGGGACTCTATCGATCCCGCTCTGGCTAGCGAGGTGGCGCCATGA